A region of Neovison vison isolate M4711 chromosome 7, ASM_NN_V1, whole genome shotgun sequence DNA encodes the following proteins:
- the LOC122913312 gene encoding uncharacterized protein LOC122913312 → MSARGALGRVLGTTSPSGPCGPDPVPVVGVGRDADLSLRAWLHPEDVLGTLTGQSLGQFGIPAGAQGTVAQSGHRSRDREKAPAPRALPTCAPHGRRWCSALCPSAPPPVVPACAPRTPRRPARLRRRQPESALLDGWNPACRVPRRGAASRAGEEYRRGNHHLVPEWLSAEGLCCCCCVPLPGWRPRDPVPWETCHHAHLRHPAAAFRGEPTCASPQRLGEVSQHSPAGRSLRKQATPSGNVGTFQGWTPRKWRTRSSWRRNVK, encoded by the exons ATGTCTGCCAGAGGGGCGCTCGGCCGCGTCCTGGGAACTACAAGTCCCAGCGGCCCGTGCGGGCCCGACCCTGTTcccgtggtgggggtggggagggacgcAGATTTGTCCCTCCGAGCGTGGCTCCATCCGGAGGACGTGCTGGGGACTCTCACAGGGCAGAGTCTGGGGCAGTTCGGCATCCCCGCGGGTGCACAGGGCACCGTTGCTCAGTCCGGGCACCGGTCGCGGGACCGGGAGAAGGCACCTGCGCCCCGCGCGCTCCCAACCTGCGCCCCGCACGGCAGAAGATGGTGCTcggccctctgcccctccgcccctcccccggtCGTTCCAGCGTGCGCGCCGCGTACGCCCCGGCGTCCTGCGCGTCTGCGCCGGCGGCAGCCTGAGAGCGCGCTCCTGGACGGCTGGAACCCGGCCTGTCGCGTCCCGCGTCGGGGAGCGGCGTCCCGGGCAG GTGAGGagtacagaagaggaaaccatCATCTAGTCCCGGAGTGGCTCTCAGCAGAG GGcctgtgctgctgctgctgcgtcCCCCTCCCTGGCTGGAGGCCCAGAGACCCAGTCCCGTGGGAGACCTGCCATCACGCACACCTCAGACACCCCGCAGCTGCCTTCAGGGGAGAGCCCACCTGCGCCAGCCcccagaggctgggagaggtgtCCCAGCACAGCCCCGCTGGAAGAAGCCTGAGGAAGCAAGCAACACCATCAGGGAATGTGGGAACTTTCCAGGGATGGACTCCAAGGAAATGGAGAACTCGAAGTTCCTGGAGAAGGAATGTAAAGTGA
- the LOC122913842 gene encoding T-cell-interacting, activating receptor on myeloid cells protein 1-like isoform X1 produces the protein MIPEFLCLLCFGLCAGQGSRGTDESLPKPSLRAWPSSVMPRWSNVTLQCQTSIKNVNFVLRKGKVPLESVQSWISTDGPAEFQLTDLKTNSAGEYTCDYYRRGPPHTRSQPSDVLLLLVTGDLPKPSLQAHQRGEVTAGDTVTLQCQRPDNIFVPIMFALLKEGTAGPIRVQSPVGKETDFSLRTVTVNDAGNYSCVYFLMKAPFLTSQPSSHLEIQVTGAAYTSGNLIRLGLAAVIVVIMGALVAEAWCGQKESPRGST, from the exons ATGATCCCTGaattcctctgcctcctctgctttG GGCTGTGTGCTGGCCAAGGAAGCAGGGGGACTGACG AGTCCCTTCCCAAGCcctccctcagggcctggcccagcTCGGTGATGCCTCGCTGGAGTAATGTGACGCTGCAATGCCAGACTTCTATCAAGAATGTCAACTTTGTTCTCAGAAAGGGAAAAGTTCCTTTGGAGTCTGTGCAATCATGGATTTCCACAGATGGGCCGGCTGAATTTCAACTCACTGACCTAAAAACCAACAGTGCTGGAGAGTACACCTGTGACTACTACAGACGGGGCCCCCCACACACACGTTCACAGCCTAGTGACGTCCTCCTACTACTGGTGACAG GAGATTTACCTAAACCTTCCCTGCAAGCCCACCAAAGGGGTGAGGTGACCGCAGGAGACACAGTGACCCTGCAGTGCCAGAGGCCAGACAATATTTTTGTGCCTATAATGTTCGCTCTACTGAAGGAGGGAACTGCAGGGCCCATACGGGTCCAGAGTCCAGTAGGGAAGGAGACAGACTTTTCCCTCCGGACTGTGACAGTCAATGATGCCGGGAACTACAGCTGTGTGTACTTTCTGATGAAGGCTCCTTTCTTGACCTCACAGCCTAGCAGTCATCTTGAGATCCAGGTGACAG GGGCTGCGTACACCTCGGGCAACCTCATCCGACTGGGTCTGGCTGCCGTGATTGTGGTGATTATGGGGGCTCTCGTGGCGGAAGCCTGGTGCGGCCAGAAGGAGTCTCCACGTGGATCCACATAA
- the LOC122913842 gene encoding T-cell-interacting, activating receptor on myeloid cells protein 1-like isoform X2, with amino-acid sequence MIPEFLCLLCFESLPKPSLRAWPSSVMPRWSNVTLQCQTSIKNVNFVLRKGKVPLESVQSWISTDGPAEFQLTDLKTNSAGEYTCDYYRRGPPHTRSQPSDVLLLLVTGDLPKPSLQAHQRGEVTAGDTVTLQCQRPDNIFVPIMFALLKEGTAGPIRVQSPVGKETDFSLRTVTVNDAGNYSCVYFLMKAPFLTSQPSSHLEIQVTGAAYTSGNLIRLGLAAVIVVIMGALVAEAWCGQKESPRGST; translated from the exons ATGATCCCTGaattcctctgcctcctctgctttG AGTCCCTTCCCAAGCcctccctcagggcctggcccagcTCGGTGATGCCTCGCTGGAGTAATGTGACGCTGCAATGCCAGACTTCTATCAAGAATGTCAACTTTGTTCTCAGAAAGGGAAAAGTTCCTTTGGAGTCTGTGCAATCATGGATTTCCACAGATGGGCCGGCTGAATTTCAACTCACTGACCTAAAAACCAACAGTGCTGGAGAGTACACCTGTGACTACTACAGACGGGGCCCCCCACACACACGTTCACAGCCTAGTGACGTCCTCCTACTACTGGTGACAG GAGATTTACCTAAACCTTCCCTGCAAGCCCACCAAAGGGGTGAGGTGACCGCAGGAGACACAGTGACCCTGCAGTGCCAGAGGCCAGACAATATTTTTGTGCCTATAATGTTCGCTCTACTGAAGGAGGGAACTGCAGGGCCCATACGGGTCCAGAGTCCAGTAGGGAAGGAGACAGACTTTTCCCTCCGGACTGTGACAGTCAATGATGCCGGGAACTACAGCTGTGTGTACTTTCTGATGAAGGCTCCTTTCTTGACCTCACAGCCTAGCAGTCATCTTGAGATCCAGGTGACAG GGGCTGCGTACACCTCGGGCAACCTCATCCGACTGGGTCTGGCTGCCGTGATTGTGGTGATTATGGGGGCTCTCGTGGCGGAAGCCTGGTGCGGCCAGAAGGAGTCTCCACGTGGATCCACATAA